AGCCATTGCTGCCATTGCTGCAATGACGGCAAGGGACTTCACTGGTTGTCTGGAGCGGTACGGTTGCACTTACGATATAGTTTGGGATGGATGGAAAGGGTTTCTGACTCTTGGGCCAGACGGAACCGGAACACTTGAACAAACTACTGGTACAAGAGGGCGGTATTCAGTTCGACATCAGATTTTGTGTGATCCGCAAGATACTATCGAAGGCAGCCGAGGTCCAGGCTATCAAAGATCAAGTACGCTTAAACACAGGATTGTCTTTTGGGTTGATTTCAAAAATACTCCTCGTAACCATAACGATGATCAACGGTTTGATGGTTACATGATGACACAAACAAAAGATTCTATTGCAGGGATAACTTGGTGGAATAGAATTCCTTTTGGATTTTATGCCACTAACAAGACGGCCCCTCTAATATAAGCTGTAAATTACGGGGGGCGGCAGCTTCATCTAACACGGCTTTGCGGATCAGTGCGTTCGTTCAAATGTTTCGCATTTCGCAAAGCCCGATAACGTTACTGACCACCGATTACCAATCACTGATGACTGATAACTTTCTTTAGGCGCCTGTAGCTCAGATGGATAGAGCGTCGGACTCCGGATCCGAGTGGGGAGGTTCGAGTCCTCTCAGGCGCACTAAATTCGGTAACTGGTTAAATGGTAATTGGTAACTGGTGATTGGTAACTATTTAACCAATTACCAATCATCGGGTCGTTAGCTCAATCAGGCAGAGCAGGGGCCTCTTAAGCCCAAGGTTATAGGTTCGATTCCTATACGGCCCACCAACTAGTAATTGGTAATTGGTAACTGGTAACTGGTAATTGGTAACTGGTAATTGGTAATTGGTAACTGGTGATTGGTAATTAGTTACCATTCACCAGTTACCATTTACCAAAAATAAGGAGGTTTTTGATGTACGCTATTGTTGAAACCGGTGGAAAACAGTATAAAGTAGAGGAAGGCTCTACGATTAATGTGGAGAAAATAAAAGCTCCGGTAGGTAAAGAAATAGAACTAACTAAAGTTCTGATGCTCTCCACAGATGATGATGTGATTGTTGGAAATCCGACCATAGACTCAGTAAAGGTAATTGCTCAGGTAGTAGATGAGGTAAGAGGGAAAAAAATTACGATTGTGAAGTTCAAACGACGAAAACATTATAGACGAAAAACCGGACATCGCCAGGATTATACTCAATTGCTGATTAAAAGTATTGAAAGATAAAGATAAGACAATTCTTTTAGATGAGGTTAGCAAAAAATGGCAGAAGATTATTTTAAAGAAATAAAACAAATGCTAAAAGAACTCGCTCAAGGTCATAAAGAATTTGAGCAAGAACAAAAAAAGACAGATGAAAAACTCCGTAAGGTAGGTGAGGAAATCGAAAGACTTACGAAAAAAACAGATGAGGAAATCCGTAAGGTTAATAAATCAGTAGCAGGAATAAGTGATGGCTTTGGTAGAATGACTGAAGGATTCGCACTTGCTTCTATAGAAGAAGTATTCAAGAAACTTGGAATACATATTAATAAGACCTTTCCAAGAGTCAGAAGTAGAAGAAATGGTGACCATCTGGAAATAGACTTACTTAATGTAGCTAAAAGTGATAAGAAAGAGATGGTTATTATTGTAGAAGTGAAGAGTTATCTCCGAACCGAGGATGTCAATGATTTTTTAAATGATATATCAAAGTTTTATGATTTTTTTGAAGAGTATAGAGATAAAGAGATAATAGGTGTGATTGCCTTTATGAATTATGCAACAGGGGCAAAGGAATATGCAGAAAAAAGAGGATTCTATCTCCTATTTTGTTCAGAGGATTTAATGAAAATGGTAAATAAAAAAGGTTTTACACCACAGGTGTGGAGTTACAATTAAAGTATAATGGTAATAGTAACTGTTACTCGCAATCCAGAGGGAAAAATTGTAGGATTTAGTGGAACAGGACATGCAGATTTTGCTAAAGCAGGTGAAGATATAGTATGTGCGGCAGTATCTGCCCTCCTGCAAAGCACAATTAAAGGACTACAAGAATATGTAGGCATAAATTTAGAAATAAGTAAAGAAAAGGGCTCCCTTGAAGTCAGGATAAAAAAAATAGACCAAAAGTTTCTTCAATTGCCAACAGATGCTATCTTAGAAACTCTTGTATTAGGATTAAAAGCAATTGAAAAAGAGTATAGAAAGTATATGAAATTGATAGAAAGGAGAAAATAAAAATGAATGAAACCTTAATGATACAATTATTGATAACTCTATTAATAATTGGGACTATCCTTAATTTCTTATTACCTTTATCCGTGGCTTATTTAGCCAGTGTAGTAAAAAGAAGATTTGGGAAAGACTATACGGATAAATATACCGAAGCCGCAGAAATAGGTGTGATGGGTTCTGAACAGT
The nucleotide sequence above comes from bacterium. Encoded proteins:
- the rplU gene encoding 50S ribosomal protein L21 → MYAIVETGGKQYKVEEGSTINVEKIKAPVGKEIELTKVLMLSTDDDVIVGNPTIDSVKVIAQVVDEVRGKKITIVKFKRRKHYRRKTGHRQDYTQLLIKSIER
- a CDS encoding ribosomal-processing cysteine protease Prp, whose translation is MVIVTVTRNPEGKIVGFSGTGHADFAKAGEDIVCAAVSALLQSTIKGLQEYVGINLEISKEKGSLEVRIKKIDQKFLQLPTDAILETLVLGLKAIEKEYRKYMKLIERRK